The Candidatus Koribacter versatilis Ellin345 genome has a segment encoding these proteins:
- a CDS encoding TetR/AcrR family transcriptional regulator: MTKLDKRVQRTQYQLRSALLALIVEHGYEQLSVQDILDRAGVGRATFYAHYRSKEDLLVRSMDILRLHLVAETAAKKKSKRTPLGFTLAFFRHVDSHRQLWRAIVGRESGFIVDRQMRRLLLDLVRLDTSRSAALGRSNKIPELAAHFLVGALMSVMVWWLDYNIRLTPLEVDRVFREMSLPTLKALLP, from the coding sequence AAGCTTGATAAGCGTGTTCAACGCACCCAATACCAACTGCGTTCAGCCTTGCTGGCACTGATAGTGGAGCACGGCTATGAGCAATTGAGCGTGCAGGACATCCTTGATCGCGCCGGCGTGGGCCGCGCTACGTTCTATGCCCACTACCGCAGCAAGGAGGATCTCCTGGTCCGCTCCATGGACATCCTGCGTCTGCATCTGGTCGCGGAGACGGCGGCAAAGAAAAAATCCAAGCGTACGCCCCTCGGATTCACTCTCGCATTCTTTCGCCACGTCGACAGCCATCGCCAGCTCTGGAGGGCAATCGTGGGTCGGGAGAGCGGCTTTATCGTGGATCGCCAGATGCGTCGCCTGCTGCTGGACTTGGTTCGTCTCGACACCAGCCGTTCTGCGGCACTCGGTCGAAGCAACAAGATTCCTGAACTCGCAGCACACTTCCTCGTCGGTGCGCTGATGTCCGTCATGGTGTGGTGGCTCGATTACAACATCCGCCTTACCCCACTTGAAGTTGATCGCGTCTTTCGCGAAATGTCGCTACCTACGCTGAAGGCATTGCTGCCCTAA